From one Dermacentor andersoni chromosome 1, qqDerAnde1_hic_scaffold, whole genome shotgun sequence genomic stretch:
- the LOC126544750 gene encoding putative nuclease HARBI1: MSLLLWYAANKACIRDVAGRFKVAESTHHRMMSRVTSFLLDIAPSVIKFPRDLHKLATDFEQGSRFPDTIGCVDGSYISIRCPAGKVRSVYISRHHCLSLTIQGICDNNKRFLDVTTGAPSEMHDSRIFRRSNVASVLPQLCSSMYHIVGDAAYPFREYLMTPIRDYGKLDCRDRAFNARLSGTRVLIENAFGNLKNRFRQLHRLDMWTVDNMSKFSISCCLLHNLCIERGDLPENLSRDMSLSLPTPNDND; the protein is encoded by the exons ATGTCCCTTCTTCTCTGGTATGCAGCCAACAAGGCATGCATTAGGGACGTTGCTGGCCGCTTCAAAGTAGCAGAAAGCACCCACCACAGAATGATGAGCCGAGTAACCTCGTTCCTCCTCGACATTGCACCCAGTGTCATCAAGTTCCCTAGGGACCTGCACAAGCTCGCCACTGATTTTGAGCAG GGATCAAGATTCCCAGACACAATTGGATGCGTTGACGGCAGCTACATATCCATCAGATGTCCAGCTGGCAAAGTTCGCTCTGTTTACATAAGCAGACACCACTGCTTATCTTTGACCATTCAAGGCATATGCGACAACAACAAGAGATTTCTTGATGTCACCACTGGTGCCCCAAGTGAAATGCACGATTCTAGAATTTTCAGGAGGTCGAATGTTGCCAGTGTGCTGCCACAATTGTGCTCGAGCATGTATCACATAGTAGGTGATGCAGCCTACCCTTTCAGAGAGTACCTCATGACACCGATTCGGGACTACGGAAAGCTGGACTGCAGAGATAGGGCCTTCAATGCAAGGCTGTCAGGAACAAGGGTCCTGATTGAGAATGCCTTCGGAAATCTAAAGAATCGCTTCAGGCAACTGCACAGGTTGGACATGTGGACAGTAGACAATATGTCTAAGTTTAGTATCTCGTGCTGCTTGCTTCACAATCTCTGTATCGAGCGGGGAGATTTGCCGGAGAACTTGTCACGAGACATGTCCCTCAGCCTACCAACACCAAACGACAATGACTAG
- the LOC126544749 gene encoding uncharacterized protein isoform X1 — protein sequence MMPEISIPVLPTSSAADVHMPVSDGGGMEAGSSCIEAGSGKYYYFFLKPYIYCSFNFIGGRDAILHRSLSATAPAPSDGKAPALARPSGTRRGGGAAEWTEGQTKLLLEYYYKYFSQIGPFKKFKNKKQAFKQISMDVEAVLGIKKTAKQCENRYKTMIRRRKAASDNNNRSGASPTPVPFDDEMRKIETIDDSIEPEVQRDALGVGFKDSAKSPALVSPNADSIEKNESQSPNADVKPRANNTRLQHMQLCFFFSEMRAINKERECRKAARDAEKENRRAKRQVERQALLEERRKMHDERMEILRQAFGLQQ from the exons ATGATGCCAGAGATCAGCATCCCAG TGCTTCCTACCAGTTCGGCTGCCGATGTGCATATGCCAGTAAGTGATGGAGGGGGCATGGAGGCTGGATCATCGTGCATTGAAGCTGGGAGTGGTAAGTATTATTACTTTTTTCTTAAGCCCTACATTTACTGTTCTTTCAACTTTATAGGTGGTAGAGATGCAATTCTGCATAGAAGCTTGTCAGCCACTGCACCAGCACCAAGTGACGGGAAGGCACCAGCTCTGGCCAGACCATCGGGCACCAGGAGAGGAGGTGGTG CTGCTGAGTGGACAGAGGGACAGACGAAGCTGCTGCTAGAGTACTACTACAAGTACTTCTCGCAGATTGGTCCGTTCAAGaaatttaaaaacaaaaaacaggCTTTCAAGCAAATCTCCATGGACGTTGAAGCTGTACTTGGCATCAAAAAAACAGCAAAGCAGTGTGAGAACCGGTACAAAACTATGATCAGACGTCGCAAGGCTGCCTCGGACAACAACAACAGATCTGGGGCATCACCGACTCCTGTGCCATTTGACGACGAGATGCGTAAAATAGAAACTATTGATGATAGCATTGAACCAGAAGTGCAAAGAGATGCATTGGGGGTTGGTTTCAAGGACTCGGCGAAATCTCCAGCACTAGTCTCACCAAATGCAGATAGCATTGAGAAAAATGAAAGCCAGTCACCAAATGCTGATGTGAAACCGCGTGCAAACAATACACGCTTGCAACACATgcaactgtgtttttttttttctgaaatgagGGCTATTAATAAAGAGCGTGAGTGTCGGAAAGCAGCCAGAGATGCCGAGAAAGAAAATCGCAGAGCCAAAAGGCAGGTTGAGCGACAGGCACTTCTTGAAGAGCGGCGCAAGATGCACGATGAGCGAATGGAAATCCTGCGTCAAGCCTTCGGTCTTCAGCAATAA
- the LOC126544749 gene encoding uncharacterized protein isoform X2, with protein sequence MMPEISIPVLPTSSAADVHMPVSDGGGMEAGSSCIEAGSGGRDAILHRSLSATAPAPSDGKAPALARPSGTRRGGGAAEWTEGQTKLLLEYYYKYFSQIGPFKKFKNKKQAFKQISMDVEAVLGIKKTAKQCENRYKTMIRRRKAASDNNNRSGASPTPVPFDDEMRKIETIDDSIEPEVQRDALGVGFKDSAKSPALVSPNADSIEKNESQSPNADVKPRANNTRLQHMQLCFFFSEMRAINKERECRKAARDAEKENRRAKRQVERQALLEERRKMHDERMEILRQAFGLQQ encoded by the exons ATGATGCCAGAGATCAGCATCCCAG TGCTTCCTACCAGTTCGGCTGCCGATGTGCATATGCCAGTAAGTGATGGAGGGGGCATGGAGGCTGGATCATCGTGCATTGAAGCTGGGAGTG GTGGTAGAGATGCAATTCTGCATAGAAGCTTGTCAGCCACTGCACCAGCACCAAGTGACGGGAAGGCACCAGCTCTGGCCAGACCATCGGGCACCAGGAGAGGAGGTGGTG CTGCTGAGTGGACAGAGGGACAGACGAAGCTGCTGCTAGAGTACTACTACAAGTACTTCTCGCAGATTGGTCCGTTCAAGaaatttaaaaacaaaaaacaggCTTTCAAGCAAATCTCCATGGACGTTGAAGCTGTACTTGGCATCAAAAAAACAGCAAAGCAGTGTGAGAACCGGTACAAAACTATGATCAGACGTCGCAAGGCTGCCTCGGACAACAACAACAGATCTGGGGCATCACCGACTCCTGTGCCATTTGACGACGAGATGCGTAAAATAGAAACTATTGATGATAGCATTGAACCAGAAGTGCAAAGAGATGCATTGGGGGTTGGTTTCAAGGACTCGGCGAAATCTCCAGCACTAGTCTCACCAAATGCAGATAGCATTGAGAAAAATGAAAGCCAGTCACCAAATGCTGATGTGAAACCGCGTGCAAACAATACACGCTTGCAACACATgcaactgtgtttttttttttctgaaatgagGGCTATTAATAAAGAGCGTGAGTGTCGGAAAGCAGCCAGAGATGCCGAGAAAGAAAATCGCAGAGCCAAAAGGCAGGTTGAGCGACAGGCACTTCTTGAAGAGCGGCGCAAGATGCACGATGAGCGAATGGAAATCCTGCGTCAAGCCTTCGGTCTTCAGCAATAA